TACGGCACCGAGACGCTGGAGGACGTGAACCGCATGCTCGCTGAGTTGGCAGACGAGCTGGGCGTCGAACTGGAGACGTTCCAGTCGAACCACGAGGGGGAGTTGCTCGACTTCATCGAGGACGCCGCGTCGCGCGTCGAAGCTTTCTTGATCAACCCCGGCGCGTACACGCATACGTCGATCGCCTTGCGCGATGTGCTCACGGGTGTTGAGCGCCCATTCGTCGAGGTTCATCTCTCCAACACGGCGGGTCGCGAGCGTTTCCGGCGGCACTCCTACCTGGCACCTGTAGCGTCCGGTGTGGTTCTTGGCTTCGGTGTCCAGAGCTATCTTCTTGGGCTTCGGGGCCTAGTGGCACGCGCCCGCGGCTAGCCCGTCTTCACGAACATCAATGTTTTCAGGACACGAGGTTGCATGGCGAGCACAGCGGATTTCCGTAACGGAATGGTTCTCGAGATCGAGGGAGATCTGTGGGCGATTGCGTACTTCCAGCATGTGAAGCCGGGGAAAGGCGGCGCATTCGTGCGCACCAAGCTCAAGAACGTCCTCTCGGGCGCGGTCGTCGAGAAGACGTTTCGTGCGGGTGAGAAGGTCAACGACGTTCGGCTCGAGCGGCGGCCCGTGAACTACAGCTATATGGATGGAGACCTGTACTACTTCATGGACGTCAACAGCTACGATATGATCCCGATTGCTGCGGATCTGCTCGGCGAGGATCAGCTCAAGTACCTCAAGGAGAACATGGCGTGCGAGGGGCTCGTGCACGATGACAAGGTCATCAGCGTCGAGCTCCCGAATTTCGTGGAGCTCGAGGTGACCAACACCGATCCGGGCTTCAAGGGTGACACGGCACAGGGGGCCACCAAGCCCGCCGTCCTCGAGACCGGGGCCGAGATCCAGGTCCCGCTCTTCGTCGAAGAAGGCGATGTGCTGAGAATCGATCGCCGAGAGGACAAGTACATGTCCAGAGTAAACGCATGATGGATCTCGATTTCCTCGAGCGGCTGATCAAGGCGCTCGACGAAAGCAGCATCGATTCGCTCGAGATCGAGCGGGGCGGCACTCGCGTGAGCCTGGCGAAGACGCCTCGGCAGCCGACGGTGGTTACGCCGCACGCTCCGGTTCAGTCGCTTGTGGCTCCCATGCCGGGAATGGTGCCGGCCACTTCTGCGGAAGCGGCGGCTCCGTCGGCTGAACCTCCGCAGGTCTCGAGCAACCTGATCGACATCGAGTCGCCGATGGTGGGCACGTTCTACCGGGGGCCGGCGCCGGATGCGCCGCCCTATGTCGATACCGGCACGGATGTTGCGCCGGGTGACACCCTGTGCATCATCGAAGCGATGAAGCTCATGAACGAGCTCGAGTGCGAGGTAAAAGGCGCCATCGTCGAGATCTGCGTCGAGAACGCGCAGCCCGTGGAGTATGGGCAGGTGCTGTTCCGCGTCGACCC
This Gemmatimonadota bacterium DNA region includes the following protein-coding sequences:
- the aroQ gene encoding type II 3-dehydroquinate dehydratase, yielding MGAGGVVRIGVVHGPNLRLLGRREPEVYGTETLEDVNRMLAELADELGVELETFQSNHEGELLDFIEDAASRVEAFLINPGAYTHTSIALRDVLTGVERPFVEVHLSNTAGRERFRRHSYLAPVASGVVLGFGVQSYLLGLRGLVARARG
- the efp gene encoding elongation factor P; translated protein: MASTADFRNGMVLEIEGDLWAIAYFQHVKPGKGGAFVRTKLKNVLSGAVVEKTFRAGEKVNDVRLERRPVNYSYMDGDLYYFMDVNSYDMIPIAADLLGEDQLKYLKENMACEGLVHDDKVISVELPNFVELEVTNTDPGFKGDTAQGATKPAVLETGAEIQVPLFVEEGDVLRIDRREDKYMSRVNA
- the accB gene encoding acetyl-CoA carboxylase biotin carboxyl carrier protein, with the protein product MDLDFLERLIKALDESSIDSLEIERGGTRVSLAKTPRQPTVVTPHAPVQSLVAPMPGMVPATSAEAAAPSAEPPQVSSNLIDIESPMVGTFYRGPAPDAPPYVDTGTDVAPGDTLCIIEAMKLMNELECEVKGAIVEICVENAQPVEYGQVLFRVDPA